The Halarchaeum grantii nucleotide sequence GCGCACCCACTCGGGCGTTCCGCCCTGCGAGTTCGACGCCGACTACACGTCGCGCGGCGACCTCCGACCCGCCGAGTCCGGGAGCCTGAGCGAGTTCCTCCTCGAGCGCTATCGCTTCTACGTCGAGGGGCGCGACACGCTCCTCCGAGGCGAGGTCGAGCACGGCCCGTGGGAGCTCCGGGCGGCCGACTACGACGCCCGGACGAACGACCTCTTCGACGTCAACGGCTTCGAGACGCCCGACGGCGAGCCGCACGTCGTCTACAGCCCGGGCGTCGAGGTGGCGGCGCACGCGCCGACACGCGCGGAGCGATAGCCGGCGCTCGCTGGCCGTGCGTTCGGCGGAGCGTCGGCGAACTCATCCCGCGCCCCTACTTCGCACCCGCTGCGAACGCCCCCGAGACACTCAGAGATCGAGGCCCGCCTCGAGGAGCGCCCCCGCGTCGGTGTCGCGGAACTCGACGTCGTAGTGCGCGCGGACGACGGGCGCGTCGACGTCGACGACGGCGGCGAGGTCGATGGGCGTCCCGGCGACGACGACGTCCGGGTCGGCGGCGTCGATGGTGGCTTCGAGGTCGGCGACCTGCGCGTCGCTGTACCCCATCGCGGGGAGCACGCGGTTGAGGTGGTCGTACTCCTCGAGGACGGCCGCGAGTTCGCCGACGGCGTGCGGCGCCGGGTCCACGAGCGACGCCGCGCCGTACCGGTCGGCGGCGACGTAGCCCGCGCCGTGGGGCGCGCCGCCGTGCGTGAGCGTCGGGCCGTCCTCGACGACGAGGGCGTCCGCGCCCGCGATCCGTTCGCGCTCGGCCTCGGCGACGGAGACCACCGAGTCGGCGTGGTGCACGGGGGCGTCGTCGGGCGCGAGGCGCGCAGCGACGTCCGTCGCCTCGGCGATCTGGTCGTCGGTCGCGGCGTTCTCCTTCGTGACGAGGGCGGCGTCGGCGCGCCGGAGGTTCGTCTCGCCGGGGTGATAGCGCTCGCCGTGGTCCGGCCGGAGGGCGTCGACGAGCACGACGTGGTAGTCGGGGCGGGCGAACGCGAGTTCGTTGTTCCCGCCGTCCCAGAGCACGACGTCGGCCGCCTCGCTCGCCCGGTCGAACACCGCGCGGTAGTCGACGCCCGCGTAGACGACGCGGCCCGCCGCGACGTGCTGTTCGTACTCCTCGCGTTCCTCCACGGTGAGCCCCGCGAGGTCGGTTTCGTCCGCGAAGCGCTCGACGCGCTTCTCGACGAGGTCGCCGTACGGCATCGGCTCGCGGACGACGGCGACGTCGAGCCCGCGCGCGTCGAGTTCGTCGGCGAACGCGCCCGCCACCTGCGACTTCCCACAGCCGGTGCGGACGGCGTTCACGGCGACGACCGGGGCGTCCACGTCCACCTGCACGCTCCGGGGGCCGAGTATCTCGAAGTCCGCGCCGGCGGCGAGCGCGCGCGACGCCGCGTGCATCACGTGCTCGTGGGTGACGTCCGAGTAGGAGAAGTAGACGGTGTCGACGTCGCGCTCCGCGACGAGGTCGGCGAGGTCGGCCTCGGGGACGACGGGGATGGCGCCCCGCCCCTCCGGGGTGAGTTCGGCGGGGAAGTCCGCGATGCCCGCCGCGTCGGTCTCGCCGAGGTTCTGCCCGGGCGCGCGCGTGAACGCGACGACCTCGCGGTCGGGGTCGTCGCGGAGTTCGACGAAGTAGTCGTGGAAGTCCCGTCCGGCGGCGCCCATCACGACGACACGTTCGGTCATACGTGGGGGTAGCGGCGGGCGCGCGAAAAGCGTACTCGCCGACCTACACGATGAGGAACGCGGGGAGGTAGAGCGCGGCCACGAGGAGGCCGACCCGTCGCCCCATCGTCGGGCGGAGCGCGAAGTAGGCGACGACGGCGGCGGAGACAGCGAGCATGTAGCCGCCGGCGAGGAGGACGCGGGAGACGTGTGCGACGTGGAGCGTGCCGACGGTGGCGCCGAAGCCGAGGCTGAACAGCGGGTCGGTGACGTTCGACCCGAAGAGGGTGCCGACGGCGATGCCGTCCTCGTCGGCGCGCACCGCTTGGAGGGCGACGGTTATCTCGGGGACGGTGGTGCCGAGACCGGTGACGACACCCACCAGATACGGCGGGACGCCGACGGCGAGCGCGAACGCGCGGCCCTCGGTGACGAGGAGGTGGCCGCCCGCGAGGACGAGCACGAGGCCGCAGACGAGCCAGAGCGCGGCCCTCCGGGGGTCGTGGATGCCGTCGTGGTCGCTCGCGCGGTCGGCGAAGTCAGCGCGCTCGGCGACGACCGCGAGGAAACCGAGGTAGAGCGCGCACATGAGCGCGCCCTCGACGCGCCCGACGGTGCCGGAGGCGGCGGCGACGAGCATCACGGCCATGGCGACGAGCATCCCGCCGCCGTAGGCGGGGAGGCGCTCGCGCGGGATGGTGAGCGTGGAGACGGCGGCGACGAGCCCCACGCCCAGCGTTATCTGGGAGGTCGCGGAGCCGACGACGTGGCCGACGGCGAGCGTGCCGGCGCCGTAGACAGAGGCGTACGCGGTGGTGGCGATCTCGGGGACGCTGGAGCCGACCGCGACGACGGTGACGCCGACGAAGAGCGCGCTGACGCCGACGTGGTCCGCGAGGCCGCTCGCGGCGGCGACGACGCGGTCCGCGCCGTAGACGAGGGTGACGAGGCCGACCGCGAGGAGGGCGAGCGAGGCGAGCATCGCGTTACGCGGAGCGCGGCGCGGCCGGGCGCCCGGCGTGTCGCGCGCTGGGAGCGTCGCTGTCGCCGGTCTCGTCGGCCGCCTCGTCGCGTCGCGCCTCGTACCGACCCGC carries:
- a CDS encoding sodium:calcium antiporter → MLASLALLAVGLVTLVYGADRVVAAASGLADHVGVSALFVGVTVVAVGSSVPEIATTAYASVYGAGTLAVGHVVGSATSQITLGVGLVAAVSTLTIPRERLPAYGGGMLVAMAVMLVAAASGTVGRVEGALMCALYLGFLAVVAERADFADRASDHDGIHDPRRAALWLVCGLVLVLAGGHLLVTEGRAFALAVGVPPYLVGVVTGLGTTVPEITVALQAVRADEDGIAVGTLFGSNVTDPLFSLGFGATVGTLHVAHVSRVLLAGGYMLAVSAAVVAYFALRPTMGRRVGLLVAALYLPAFLIV
- a CDS encoding GTPase gives rise to the protein MTERVVVMGAAGRDFHDYFVELRDDPDREVVAFTRAPGQNLGETDAAGIADFPAELTPEGRGAIPVVPEADLADLVAERDVDTVYFSYSDVTHEHVMHAASRALAAGADFEILGPRSVQVDVDAPVVAVNAVRTGCGKSQVAGAFADELDARGLDVAVVREPMPYGDLVEKRVERFADETDLAGLTVEEREEYEQHVAAGRVVYAGVDYRAVFDRASEAADVVLWDGGNNELAFARPDYHVVLVDALRPDHGERYHPGETNLRRADAALVTKENAATDDQIAEATDVAARLAPDDAPVHHADSVVSVAEAERERIAGADALVVEDGPTLTHGGAPHGAGYVAADRYGAASLVDPAPHAVGELAAVLEEYDHLNRVLPAMGYSDAQVADLEATIDAADPDVVVAGTPIDLAAVVDVDAPVVRAHYDVEFRDTDAGALLEAGLDL